The Pseudomonas sp. R4-35-07 nucleotide sequence CGCCGTCAGTCAGCCCGTAGGACGGCTTGACCTGGATGCTGGCTTCAACGCCTGAGGCCAACTCGCGCGCAGCCACGCTGAGCAGGCCGTCGGCGTCCACTTGGTAAGTCACGCGAATCTTCGCCGCGCCCGCCACCATGGCCGGGATACCGCGCAATTCAAAGCGCGCCAGGGAGCGGCAGTCGCTGATCAGCTCGCGCTCGCCTTGCAGCACATGGATCATCATGGCCGTCTGGCCATCTTTGTAGGTGGTGAAGTCCTGGGCGCGGGCGACGGGAATGGTGGTGTTGCGTGGAATCACCTTTTCCATCAGGCCGCCCATGGTTTCCAGGCCCAGGGACAACGGAATCACATCAAGCAGCAGCAATTCGCCACCATCGCGCTTGTTGCCGGCCAGGGTATCGGCCTGGATCGCAGCACCAATTGCGACGACTTGGTCCGGGTCGATTTCAGTCAACGGCTGGCGGCCAAAGGCTTGGGCGACGGCTTCACGCACACGCGGAACACGGGTGGAGCCGCCCACCATGACCACGGCACCGACGTCTTCCAGTTCGATACCGGAGTCTCGCACCGCGCGGCGGCAGGCTTTCAGACTGCGGGCGACCATGGGCTCGATCAACGCATCGAAGGCTTCGCGCGTCAGTTGGGCCGACCAGGTGCCGTAGGAAACTTCAACAGTTGCAGCATCCGTCAGCGCTTCCTTGGCGGCGCAGGCGGTTTGCAGCAGGCTGCGCTGTGCACCTGGGTCCAGGTCGGCAGACAAGCCCGCACTGCTGATAATCCAGCTCGCGATGGCGTGATCAAAGTCGTCACCGCCGAGGGCGCTGTCGCCGCCGGTGGCCAGCACTTCAAAGACGCCGCCGGTCAGGCGCAGGATTGAAATATCAAAGGTGCCGCCGCCCAGGTCGTAAATCGCGACCAGGCCTTCAGCATGCTGATCCAGGCCGTAAGCCACAGCAGCCGCAGTCGGCTCGTTGAGTAGGCGCAGCACGTTCAGACCGGCGAGTTTCGCCGCGTCCTTGGTGGCTTGGCGCTGCGCGTCATCGAAATACGCCGGAACGGTGATCACCGCACCGACCAGTTCGCCGCCCAAGGTGGTTTCCGCACGTTGGCGCAGCACCTTGAGGATATCGGCTGACACTTCCACCGGGCTTTTCGGGCCTTGGACGGTGTCGATGAACGGCATATGGGATTCGCCGCCGACAAAGCGGTACGGCAGCTGGTCGCCCAATTGCTTGACGTCGGACAACCCACGGCCCATCAAGCGCTTGACCGACAGCACGGTGTTCAAGGGGTCGGTAGACGCTGCCAGCTTGGCCGACTCGCCCACTTCGATGCGGTCGGCGTGATAACGCACGGCGGATGGCAGGATCACCTGGCCATCGGCATCGGGCAGTGGCTCGGACAGGCCGCTGCGCAAGGCAGCGACCAGGGAATTGGTGGTGCCCAGGTCAATCCCGACCGCCAGGCGACGCTGGTGCGGTTGAGGGCTTTGGCCGGGTTCGGCGATTTGCAGTAGAGCCATGGTAATCAGGTCTTATCTGTCTATCAGGCGTGCATCACGGGCAGCACTGGGTTAATCGTCGAGGCGCTCTTCTAGCTGGCGCACTTCGTAGGTGAGCTTGTCGAGAAACTGCATGCGCCGCATCAGGCGCTCGGCCTGCTCGCGTTGCGCCGCATCATCCCAACAGGCTGCAAAGCTTTCGTTGAGCTCATCCTGGGCGGTTTTCAGACGCCGCTTGAAGACCACGACGCCAGCCACATCGGCTTCGTCCTGCAACTCTTCAAGTTCTTCGCGCCACTGCATCTGTTGCATCAGGAAGTCCGGGTCATGCACGGTGACTTCCATCGGCAACTCACCGCCCTTCATCGCAAGCAAATAACGCGCGCGCTTGGGGGGGCTTTTCAGCGTCTGATAGGCTTCGTTGAGGCTGGCCGATTGCTCCAGCGCCAGGCGTTGCTCACGCTCGGAAGCGTCAGCGAAACGGTCCGGATGCACGCCACGCGCCAATTCTCGATAGCGCGTGGCAAGCTGCTCGAGGTCCAGCCGAAAGCTCGGTTGCAACTCGAATAAAGCGAAATGACAAGGAGTACCCACAAGAAGCCTCAGATGTTGAAGCTTTCGCCGCAGCCACATTCACCGCGTACGTTGGGGTTGTTGAACTTGAAGCCTTCGTTCAACCCTTCCTTGACGAAATCGAGCTCGGTGCCGTCCAGGTAGGTCAGGCTCTTTGGGTCGATGATCACTTTCTCGCCGTGACTTTCGAACACCTGATCCTCTTCAACCACCTCGTCGACAAACTCCAGCACGTAGGCAAGGCCGGAACAGCCCGTGGTGCGAACACCCAGACGAATCCCCTCACCTTTACCGCGCCCATTCAGGGAGCGGCGAATGTGCTGCGCAGCCGCTTCTGTCATGCTGATAGCCATCGTTGACTCCTTACTCGTCGCCAAATACTTAGATCAAGCCTTTCTTCTGCTTGTAGTCGCGAACGGCCGCCTTGATGGCGTCTTCGGCGAGTACCGAGCAGTGAATTTTCACCGGTGGCAGGGCCAGTTCTTCGGCCAGCTGGGTGTTGCTGATGGTGACAGCCTCATCCAGGGTCTTGCCTTTCATCCATTCGGTCGCCAGGGAGCTGGAGGCGATGGCCGAACCGCAGCCGTAGGTCTTGAACTTGGCGTCTTCGATAACGCCAGCGTCGTTGACCTTGATCTGCAGGCGCATCACATCGCCGCACGCCGGAGCGCCAACCATGCCAGTGCCGACATCAGGATCTTCCGCGTTCATCTTGCCGACGTTGCGCGGGTTTTCGTAGTGGTCGATGACCTTTTCGCTGTAAGCCATGGTACTGAATCCTCACTCATCAGGGCCGCTCTGGAACCCTGTAGACACGCCTGCGTTTTCCGCCACGTTCCTACAGAGCTTGGGTGGCGGCTTCTATATTTAGTGTGCCGCCCACTCGATCTTGGAAATGTCGACACCGTCTTTGTACATGTCCCACAGCGGCGACAGAACGCGCAGCTTGTTGACGGCTTCGCAGACTTTCTGCGCGGCATAGTCGACTTGCTCTTCAGTGGTGAAGCGGCCGAAGGTAAAGCGGATCGAGCTGTGTGCCAGTTCGTCGTTGCGGCCCAGGGCGCGCAATACATACGAAGGCTCAAGGGACGCCGAGGTGCAGGCCGAACCGGACGATACCGCCAGATCCTTGAGCGCCATGATCAGCGACTCGCCTTCGACGTAGTTGAAGCTCAAATTCAAGTTATGCGGTACGCGGGCAGTCATGCTGCCGTTGATGTACAGCTCTTCAAGGTTCTCGACCTGCTTGTAGAAGCGATCGCTCAGGGCCTTGATGCGCACGTTTTCGGCCGCCATGTCTTCCTTGGCGACGCGGAAGGCTTCGCCCATGCCAACGATCTGGTGGGTCGCCAGGGTGCCGGAACGCATGCCGCGCTCGTGACCACCGCCATGCATGGTCGCTTCGATACGCACCCGTGGCTTACGGCTCACGTACAGCGCGCCGATGCCTTTAGGGCCGTAGGTTTTGTGGGCCGAGAACGACATCAGGTCGACTTTCAGCTTGGACAGGTCGATGTCGACCTTGCCGGTGGACTGAGCGGCGTCGACGTGCAGCAGAATGCCCTTGGAGCGGGTCAGTTCGCCAATCGCTTCGATGTCGTTGATGGTGCCGATTTCGTTGTTCACGTGAATCACCGAAACCAGGATGGTGTCTTCACGCAGCGCGGCTTCGATCATGGCCGGGGTGACGATACCGTCGGTGGTCGGCTCGAGGTAGGTGACCTCAAAACCTTCACGCTCCAGTTGGCGCATGGTGTCGAGGACAGCCTTGTGCTCAATCTTGGTGGTGATCAGGTGCTTGCCCTTGGTCGCATAGAAATGCGCCGCGCCCTTGATTGCCAGGTTGTCGGACTCGGTGGCACCGGAGGTCCAGACGATTTCGCGCGGGTCTGCGCCAACCAGGTCGGCGACCTGGCGACGAGCGCTCTCGACCGCTTCCTCGGCTTTCCAGCCGAATACGTGGGAACGGGAGGCCGGGTTGCCGAAGTTTCCGTCAACCAGCAGGCATTCGCTCATTTTTTGCGCGACACGCGGATCAACCGGGGTGGTCGCTGAGTAATCAAGGTAAATCGGCAATTTCATGGACTTTCTCCTAAATCAGGCTGGCTGGCGTGCCGTTAGCTCTGCGGCTGTCACTCGACGGCGGACGCTTCGATCTTGTCCAGACGCGGCGCCTTGGTGTTGCAACGGCGCTGGTCCTGACGCTGGGCTACTTCTTGCACCTCACGGCGAGTCACAAGATC carries:
- a CDS encoding IscS subfamily cysteine desulfurase gives rise to the protein MKLPIYLDYSATTPVDPRVAQKMSECLLVDGNFGNPASRSHVFGWKAEEAVESARRQVADLVGADPREIVWTSGATESDNLAIKGAAHFYATKGKHLITTKIEHKAVLDTMRQLEREGFEVTYLEPTTDGIVTPAMIEAALREDTILVSVIHVNNEIGTINDIEAIGELTRSKGILLHVDAAQSTGKVDIDLSKLKVDLMSFSAHKTYGPKGIGALYVSRKPRVRIEATMHGGGHERGMRSGTLATHQIVGMGEAFRVAKEDMAAENVRIKALSDRFYKQVENLEELYINGSMTARVPHNLNLSFNYVEGESLIMALKDLAVSSGSACTSASLEPSYVLRALGRNDELAHSSIRFTFGRFTTEEQVDYAAQKVCEAVNKLRVLSPLWDMYKDGVDISKIEWAAH
- the hscB gene encoding co-chaperone HscB, with product MGTPCHFALFELQPSFRLDLEQLATRYRELARGVHPDRFADASEREQRLALEQSASLNEAYQTLKSPPKRARYLLAMKGGELPMEVTVHDPDFLMQQMQWREELEELQDEADVAGVVVFKRRLKTAQDELNESFAACWDDAAQREQAERLMRRMQFLDKLTYEVRQLEERLDD
- the hscA gene encoding Fe-S protein assembly chaperone HscA — protein: MALLQIAEPGQSPQPHQRRLAVGIDLGTTNSLVAALRSGLSEPLPDADGQVILPSAVRYHADRIEVGESAKLAASTDPLNTVLSVKRLMGRGLSDVKQLGDQLPYRFVGGESHMPFIDTVQGPKSPVEVSADILKVLRQRAETTLGGELVGAVITVPAYFDDAQRQATKDAAKLAGLNVLRLLNEPTAAAVAYGLDQHAEGLVAIYDLGGGTFDISILRLTGGVFEVLATGGDSALGGDDFDHAIASWIISSAGLSADLDPGAQRSLLQTACAAKEALTDAATVEVSYGTWSAQLTREAFDALIEPMVARSLKACRRAVRDSGIELEDVGAVVMVGGSTRVPRVREAVAQAFGRQPLTEIDPDQVVAIGAAIQADTLAGNKRDGGELLLLDVIPLSLGLETMGGLMEKVIPRNTTIPVARAQDFTTYKDGQTAMMIHVLQGERELISDCRSLARFELRGIPAMVAGAAKIRVTYQVDADGLLSVAARELASGVEASIQVKPSYGLTDGEIAKMLKDSFQYASDDKVARVLREQQVDAQRLLEAVQGALEADGERLLDSEERMVIDLQMQELAELMKGTDGYAIEQQTKRLSQVTDAFAARRMDQSVKAALAGRNLNELED
- the iscU gene encoding Fe-S cluster assembly scaffold IscU, producing the protein MAYSEKVIDHYENPRNVGKMNAEDPDVGTGMVGAPACGDVMRLQIKVNDAGVIEDAKFKTYGCGSAIASSSLATEWMKGKTLDEAVTISNTQLAEELALPPVKIHCSVLAEDAIKAAVRDYKQKKGLI
- the iscA gene encoding iron-sulfur cluster assembly protein IscA, translated to MAISMTEAAAQHIRRSLNGRGKGEGIRLGVRTTGCSGLAYVLEFVDEVVEEDQVFESHGEKVIIDPKSLTYLDGTELDFVKEGLNEGFKFNNPNVRGECGCGESFNI